A region of Prochlorothrix hollandica PCC 9006 = CALU 1027 DNA encodes the following proteins:
- the glyQ gene encoding glycine--tRNA ligase subunit alpha: MNFQSVIAALNEFWAEQGCLIMQPYDTEKGAGTMSPHTFLRAIGPEPWSVAYAEPCRRPTDGRYGENPNRCQHYYQYQVLIKPSPDNIQDLYLESLRVLGIQPEDHDVRFVEDNWESPTLGAWGVGWEVWLDGMEVTQFTYFQQCGGIDCRPVSIEITYGLERLVMYLQNVDAFTKIAWNDQITYGEIFLQGEIEQCTYNFQASTPDLLFQLFGLYETEAQRLVETGLVMPGLDYVLKCSHCFNLLDARGVIAVTERTRYIGRIRDMARKVAQLYLVQRQELGFPLLPEGERAAA; this comes from the coding sequence ATGAATTTTCAATCGGTGATTGCGGCCTTAAATGAGTTTTGGGCGGAACAGGGGTGTTTGATTATGCAGCCCTATGACACGGAGAAGGGGGCGGGTACGATGAGTCCCCATACGTTCTTGCGGGCGATCGGCCCAGAACCCTGGTCAGTGGCCTATGCGGAACCTTGCCGCCGCCCTACGGATGGGCGCTATGGGGAGAACCCCAACCGCTGCCAGCACTATTACCAGTACCAGGTGCTGATCAAGCCATCGCCGGATAATATTCAGGACTTATATTTAGAGTCGCTACGGGTATTGGGGATCCAACCGGAGGATCATGATGTGCGGTTTGTGGAGGATAACTGGGAGTCTCCTACCTTGGGAGCCTGGGGGGTGGGTTGGGAGGTGTGGCTGGATGGGATGGAGGTGACGCAGTTCACCTATTTCCAACAGTGCGGGGGCATTGACTGTCGGCCTGTGTCCATTGAGATCACCTATGGTTTGGAGCGATTGGTGATGTATCTCCAAAATGTGGATGCGTTTACTAAAATCGCCTGGAATGATCAGATTACCTATGGGGAGATTTTCCTCCAAGGGGAGATTGAGCAGTGTACTTATAATTTCCAGGCTTCTACACCGGATTTGTTATTCCAGCTTTTTGGGCTATATGAAACGGAGGCCCAACGGTTGGTGGAAACAGGGCTGGTGATGCCGGGGTTGGATTATGTGCTCAAGTGCTCCCACTGTTTTAATTTGCTGGATGCGCGGGGGGTGATTGCGGTGACGGAACGGACGCGGTACATCGGACGGATTCGGGATATGGCCCGCAAGGTGGCTCAGTTGTATTTGGTGCAGCGGCAAGAGTTGGGATTTCCGTTATTGCCCGAAGGGGAGAG
- a CDS encoding superantigen-like protein SSL4, with protein MKIHNPSSPALQVKPQSTYPTPNAVPPPSLSPHLKAQSHLLSSGLPSVPTAIVPFSDRAAQPLRPRLHQPTEY; from the coding sequence TTGAAAATTCATAACCCTTCTTCACCTGCTCTCCAGGTCAAACCACAATCCACCTACCCTACACCCAACGCCGTCCCCCCACCTAGTCTCTCCCCACACCTCAAAGCCCAGTCCCACCTCCTCTCTTCTGGTCTCCCATCGGTGCCCACGGCGATCGTCCCCTTTTCCGATCGTGCAGCCCAACCCCTACGTCCCCGTTTACATCAGCCCACTGAGTATTAA